A region of Anopheles merus strain MAF chromosome 2R, AmerM5.1, whole genome shotgun sequence DNA encodes the following proteins:
- the LOC121590242 gene encoding uncharacterized protein LOC121590242: protein MLFLTVSRSAVTSCLRSRALSSGRFNWAAIKTVQEKVDPYTKIHINCAYDLKIVPYDLLDCPDSNLLKATVKQGNNVDSLAVKITDKTVTITSDPNAGGCECILEVPIKADLQIRNDGSTTIANLYSDEIDVVGTGNIETRSLRSTNIQLCSTAGNIACQGITLAENVTATTVGKGNIFLDKLQGGSVSATTEAGNISVNASYSNRSTFQTRDGDMELKSIHKDCTVRSNGGKSLTMKGFYGTLNADVGSENVTLQLSEMVGTSNIKAVATKTLHLNLAETVYDTSSIKVKSTQLTLDSSMDDKEHRRDGNSAVLGKAEAENTLHVETSGSVVVRKMSWADSFSFSGMNQIEQQ from the exons ATGTTATTCCTTACAGTATCCAGGAGTGCAGTTACCTCCTGCCTGCGGTCACGCGCCCTCTCTAGCGGCAGATTCAACTGGGCAGCCATCAAAACGGTACAGGAAAAGGTTGATCCGTACACGAAAATACACATCAACTGTGCATACGACCTGAAAATCGTTCCCTATGATCTGCTGGACTGTCCGGACTCAAACCTCTTGAAGGCAACGGTCAAGCAGGGCAACAATGTGGACAGCTTGGCAGTGAAAATCACCGATAAAACTGTCACCATCACGAGCGACCCGAACGCCGGTGGGTGCGAATGTATCTTGGAGGTGCCGATCAAGGCGGACCTGCAGATCCGCAACGATGGTAGCACCACCATCGCAAACCTGTACAGCGACGAAATCGACGTCGTTGGCACTGGTAATATAGAGACACGCAGCCTTCGTTCCACAAACATTCAGCTCTGCAGCACTGCCGGCAATATTGCCTGCCAGGGGATCACGCTGGCGGAAAATGTAACGGCCACGACGGTGGGCAAGGGAAACATATTCCTGGACAAACTGCAGGGAGGATCGGTTAGTGCGACTACCGAGGCGGGCAACATTTCGGTCAACGCAAGCTACTCGAACCGAAGCACGTTCCAGACGCGGGACGGGGACATGGAGCTGAAAAGCATACACAAGGATTGTACCGTACGATCGAACGGTGGCAAAAGTCTCACCATGA AGGGCTTCTACGGTACACTAAACGCAGACGTTGGGAGCGAAAACGTAACACTGCAACTATCGGAAATGGTCGGTACAAGCAATATCAAAGCAGTGGCCACCAAAACGTTGCATCTAAATCTGGCCGAAACTGTGTACGACACATCGTCGATCAAGGTGAAATCCACCCAGCTTACGCTCGACAGCTCGATGGACGACAAGGAACATCGACGAGATGGCAACAGTGCCGTGCTGGGTAAAGCCGAAGCAGAAAACACGTTACACGTCGAAACGAGCGGGTCGGTGGTAGTGCGAAAAATGTCCTGGGCCGATAGCTTTTCTTTCAGCGGCATGAATCAGATAGAGCAACAGTAA
- the LOC121590244 gene encoding uncharacterized protein LOC121590244 isoform X1: MKFAAIIVGIVLLSFTVSSRSAATPRGRYRRTMGAGESFINCLAIGNSTQRICSYDLDLLNAIERQQGNGSRPCPEGKVFRRHCNVCKCGRAGAFECSTDLCGEDFFHPTGMPRYW, from the exons ATGAAGTTCGCTGCAATTATTGTGGGAATTGTTTTGCTCTCCTTCACCGTCAGCAGTAGGAGTG CAGCAACACCACGCGGTCGTTACCGGCGCACGATGGGAGCCGGCGAGAGCTTCATCAACTGTTTGGCAATCGGAAACTCAACGCAGCGCATCTGTTCCTACGACCTTGACCTGCTGAATGCGATCGAACGGCAGCAAGGCAACGGAAGTCGTCCGTGTCCGGAAGGAAAGGTGTTTCGCCGCCACTGCAACGTATGCAAATGTGGTCGGGCTGGTGCGTTTGAGTGTAGTACCGATCTGTGCGGGGAGGATTTCTTTCACCCGACTGGTATGCCACGATACtggtga
- the LOC121590151 gene encoding uncharacterized protein LOC121590151 has product MCKKLCVQKAEGDAKDTLKHAVDNQAQPLSQITILVPYGNAACRTYHTAKMSSKRKEAPPTTPESPREAKRMRSPEWQGADRWKATSPSVGPSFKAATPQSKIAHRLSHSFQSPKPGTPVTVTTSALDTKQTKVANEAKTGRFATIPSKLPNTASVSSKADKPLSTIVKAKHKKAKGLPVPWRAELYGTRPGSAQARLEQLCTALHQEVEEQKKAKAVTSVPLKRTAPNGDSPPKKKLALPSSFKQSSSTSTVTRVATVPATIPVAAVTHAATKPVSITTGTGAACVATSTSTVADSNEMDVDDVEMNSPEPAALLSPPIPANDSMDCMEFDYSPEPKRVQHKSTSDSKPSTNEQPKKAEKQKETNNDSQKAMSDLKTKYKEGLSAFPSYFYCVIDTNIFIEHYQDFQSFLSKKYKGRQPIVIIPYKVLHELDTVKHKKPQLASKIVPVVKFLHKMLRAKDARVKGQHPWDDTIELMPLLSPDDSIVNCALQVQTVAGDAQVVLVSNDCNMLTKALVANLNSCTMEELQSDYNF; this is encoded by the exons ATGTGCAAAAAACTTTGTGTCCAGAAAGCAGAAGGAGATGCAAAGGATACACTAAAACATGCTG TTGACAATCAAGCGCAGCCGCTTAGTCAGATCACAATACTTGTTCCGTATGGTAATGCGGCGTGCCGAACGTATCACACGGCAAAGATGAGCTCTAAACGAAAGGAAGCACCACCCACCACGCCGGAATCGCCGCGGGAAGCTAAAAGGATGAGATCTCCGGAATGGCAAGGGGCGGACCGCTGGAAGGCAACTTCGCCTTCCGTTGGGCCCTCGTTCAAAGCGGCAACACCGCAATCAAAAATAGCGCACCGTTTAAGTCATTCATTCCAATCACCCAAACCGGGCACACCGGTAACAGTGACGACATCCGCACTggacacaaaacaaacgaaagtGGCCAACGAAGCAAAGACGGGCCGATTCGCTACAATACCTAGCAAACTGCCCAACACTGCCAGCGTTTCGAGCAAAGCGGACAAACCGCTGTCAACTATTGTGAAGGCCAAACACAAAAAGGCAAAGGGTTTGCCAGTGCCATGGCGAGCGGAGCTGTACGGTACCCGGCCCGGATCGGCCCAGGCCAGACTGGAGCAACTTTGTACCGCCCTGCACCAGGAGGTAGAGgagcaaaaaaaggcaaaggcTGTGACAAGCGTCCCGCTGAAACGTACCGCCCCGAATGGGGACAGCCCTCCAAAGAAAAAGCTAGCATTACCATCAAGCTTTAAACAGTCTAGCTCTACATCTACTGTTACTCGTGTTGCCACCGTTCCTGCCACTATCCCCGTTGCTGCTGTAACACATGCAGCCACCAAACCCGTCAGTATTACAACTGGCACCGGGGCAGCTTGTGTAGCAACAAGCACATCTACTGTAGCAGACAGCAATGAGATGGATGTGGATGATGTAGAAATGAACAGTCCCGAGCCGGCTGCACTCCTTTCTCCGCCCATACCAGCGAACGATAGTATGGactgtatggagtttgactaCTCACCAGAACCAAAAAGGGTACAACACAAATCGACGAGCGACTCAAAACCATCGACCAACGAACAGCCGAAAAAGGCTGAAAAGCAGAAGGAAACGAACAATGATTCGCAGAAAGCAATGTCCGACCTGAAGACCAAATACAAAGAGGGACTGAGTGCGTTTCCTAGCTACTTTTACTGCGTAATTgacaccaacattttcatcgaGCATTATCAGGACTTTCAGAGCTTTCTTTCGAAGAAATACAAAG GACGTCAACCGATCGTGATCATACCGTACAAGGTGCTGCACGAGCTGGACACGGTGAAGCACAAAAAGCCGCAGCTAGCCTCGAAGATTGTACCGGTGGTGAAATTCCTGCACAAAATGCTGCGCGCCAAAGATGCACGCGTCAAGGGGCAGCACCCGTGGGACGATACAATCGAGCTGATGCCATTGCTGTCGCCGGATGATTCCATCGTAAACTGTGCGCTGCAGGTGCAAACGGTTGCCGGTGACGCACAGGTTGTGCTGGTATCGAACGATTGTAACATGCTGACGAAAgcgttggtcgcaaacttAAACTCCTGTACGATGGAGGAGCTGCAATCGGATTACAATTTCTAG
- the LOC121590244 gene encoding uncharacterized protein LOC121590244 isoform X2 → MKFAAIIVGIVLLSFTVSSRSATPRGRYRRTMGAGESFINCLAIGNSTQRICSYDLDLLNAIERQQGNGSRPCPEGKVFRRHCNVCKCGRAGAFECSTDLCGEDFFHPTGMPRYW, encoded by the exons ATGAAGTTCGCTGCAATTATTGTGGGAATTGTTTTGCTCTCCTTCACCGTCAGCAGTAGGAGTG CAACACCACGCGGTCGTTACCGGCGCACGATGGGAGCCGGCGAGAGCTTCATCAACTGTTTGGCAATCGGAAACTCAACGCAGCGCATCTGTTCCTACGACCTTGACCTGCTGAATGCGATCGAACGGCAGCAAGGCAACGGAAGTCGTCCGTGTCCGGAAGGAAAGGTGTTTCGCCGCCACTGCAACGTATGCAAATGTGGTCGGGCTGGTGCGTTTGAGTGTAGTACCGATCTGTGCGGGGAGGATTTCTTTCACCCGACTGGTATGCCACGATACtggtga